From one Brevundimonas sp. PAMC22021 genomic stretch:
- a CDS encoding D-cysteine desulfhydrase, which yields MHLARFPRIRLAHLPTPLEPLPRLGEALGVDLWIKRDDCTGLAGGGNKTRKLEFLLGAALAEDADTLMTQGAVQSNHVRQTAAAAAAHGLACEIILEERTGSKAPDYVGNGNVLLDKLFGAKLRTVPGGTDMVAELETTAAEARARGARPYVIPGGGSNAIGALGYADCARELVVQADDLDLRIDRIVTATGSAGTHAGLVAGLQVIGADIPVLGIGVRAPKEKQEANVFKLAEETAALLGRPGQVAREAVVADCDYVGEGYGRVDQGVIDALTLAARTDGVVLDPVYSGKAMKGLIALSKQGRFAGETVVFLHTGGAQGLFGYESEIGAGL from the coding sequence ATGCATCTCGCCCGCTTTCCCCGCATCCGCCTGGCGCACCTGCCGACGCCGCTGGAGCCGCTGCCGCGCCTTGGGGAGGCGCTGGGCGTCGATCTGTGGATCAAGCGCGACGACTGCACCGGCCTGGCCGGCGGGGGCAACAAGACGCGCAAGCTTGAGTTCCTCTTGGGCGCGGCCTTGGCCGAGGACGCCGATACGCTGATGACGCAAGGGGCGGTGCAGTCGAACCATGTGCGCCAGACCGCGGCCGCCGCCGCCGCGCACGGCCTGGCCTGCGAGATCATCCTGGAAGAGCGGACCGGCTCAAAGGCGCCGGACTATGTCGGCAACGGCAATGTGCTGCTGGACAAGCTGTTCGGCGCCAAGCTGCGCACCGTGCCGGGCGGGACCGACATGGTCGCGGAGCTGGAGACAACGGCGGCCGAGGCGAGGGCGCGGGGCGCGCGTCCCTATGTCATTCCGGGCGGCGGCTCCAATGCGATCGGCGCCCTTGGATACGCCGACTGCGCGCGCGAGCTGGTGGTGCAGGCGGACGATCTGGACCTGCGCATCGACCGCATCGTCACCGCGACCGGCAGCGCTGGCACCCATGCCGGGCTGGTGGCGGGCCTCCAGGTGATCGGCGCCGACATTCCTGTGCTGGGCATCGGCGTGCGCGCGCCAAAGGAGAAGCAGGAAGCCAACGTCTTCAAGCTGGCCGAAGAGACCGCCGCCCTCTTGGGCCGGCCGGGACAGGTCGCGCGCGAGGCGGTGGTCGCCGATTGCGACTATGTGGGCGAGGGCTACGGCCGGGTCGACCAGGGCGTGATCGACGCCCTGACCCTGGCCGCCCGCACCGATGGCGTCGTGCTGGACCCCGTCTATTCCGGCAAGGCGATGAAGGGCCTGATCGCCCTGTCGAAGCAGGGGCGGTTCGCGGGCGAGACCGTGGTCTTCCTGCACACCGGCGGCGCGCAGGGGCTGTTCGGATACGAGAGCGAGATCGGGGCGGGGTTGTAG
- a CDS encoding nitronate monooxygenase family protein gives MTLLDKLALRLPIVQAPMAGVSTPQLAAAVSNAGALGSIGVGATNASGAARMIDDVRRLTDAAFNVNVFVHSAPIRDAEREASWLSALEPVFREFGAQPPSSLATIYQSFADDDEMLRLLIKRAPPVISFHFGLPDQARVTALRQAGCVLIATATSLDEASAARRAGMDAVVAQGFEAGGHRGIFDPAGDDAQLGTVALTRLLVAQAGLPVVAAGGIMDGQGVSAVLTLGAVAAQLGTAFIACPESAADEAYRAALNSDAAFNTVMTDAISGRPARCLRNRFTTWAGRATRMPPDYPVAYDAGKAVNTAAKATGESGFGAQWAGQGAPLSRPMGAADLVRTLADELAA, from the coding sequence ATGACCTTGCTCGATAAGCTCGCGCTTCGCCTGCCCATCGTTCAGGCTCCCATGGCTGGAGTGTCCACACCCCAGCTGGCGGCCGCTGTCTCCAATGCGGGGGCGCTAGGCTCGATCGGCGTCGGCGCGACAAACGCCTCCGGCGCGGCTCGGATGATCGATGACGTCAGACGGCTCACCGACGCGGCGTTCAACGTCAATGTCTTCGTCCACAGTGCGCCGATCCGCGATGCCGAGCGCGAGGCGTCTTGGCTAAGCGCCCTAGAACCGGTGTTCCGGGAGTTTGGCGCCCAACCCCCATCCTCCCTCGCGACGATCTATCAGAGTTTCGCCGACGATGATGAGATGCTGCGCCTGCTGATCAAGCGGGCGCCTCCAGTTATCAGCTTTCACTTCGGCTTGCCGGACCAGGCGAGGGTGACGGCCCTGCGACAGGCAGGGTGCGTCCTGATCGCCACCGCTACCAGTCTTGATGAAGCCTCGGCGGCGAGGAGGGCCGGAATGGACGCCGTCGTGGCTCAGGGCTTCGAAGCCGGAGGGCACAGGGGGATTTTCGACCCCGCCGGCGACGATGCTCAACTTGGAACCGTAGCCCTGACGCGGCTTCTTGTGGCGCAGGCCGGACTGCCTGTCGTCGCCGCCGGCGGGATCATGGATGGTCAAGGCGTCAGTGCGGTTTTGACCCTTGGAGCTGTCGCAGCCCAGCTTGGAACCGCCTTCATCGCCTGCCCGGAGAGCGCGGCGGATGAAGCGTATCGTGCGGCCCTCAATAGCGACGCAGCGTTCAACACCGTGATGACGGATGCGATATCCGGCCGGCCCGCCCGCTGTCTGCGGAACCGTTTCACCACCTGGGCCGGGCGCGCCACCCGGATGCCGCCCGACTACCCGGTCGCCTACGACGCTGGAAAGGCCGTCAACACAGCCGCCAAGGCGACGGGCGAAAGCGGCTTCGGCGCGCAATGGGCAGGACAGGGCGCGCCATTATCGCGACCTATGGGTGCTGCTGATCTTGTCCGGACACTAGCAGACGAACTCGCAGCCTAG
- a CDS encoding helix-turn-helix transcriptional regulator yields MGDPRLGSRLKEVRTAAALTQAGLAEKAGVSRKTINTVENGVFVPSTIVALDLARALETTVEELFYLKG; encoded by the coding sequence ATGGGTGATCCCCGTCTGGGCTCGCGCCTGAAAGAGGTGCGCACGGCCGCCGCCCTGACCCAGGCCGGTCTGGCGGAAAAGGCCGGCGTGTCGCGCAAGACCATCAACACCGTCGAGAACGGCGTCTTCGTCCCGTCCACCATCGTGGCGCTGGATCTGGCGCGGGCGCTTGAGACCACGGTGGAAGAACTGTTCTACCTGAAGGGCTGA
- a CDS encoding aspartate/glutamate racemase family protein, with protein MSRVLGVIGGMGPAATVAFLQRVQALTPAGGDADHIRVVMDLNPQVPDRNTRPGEAEAVLGEMASGLKTAGAQVLAMPCNTAHAQGAGIRAAGLPFIDMIAATADAAVDATIGGGARRIGVLATPGGEALYQAALAERGAEAVLLAGEDRAAFMAAVYGVKRGDRGPEARAEMRRLARALAAAGAEALIAGCTEVPLLLAAGDVDLPLTDSAEVLARACVEACLEGAASSVG; from the coding sequence ATGAGCAGGGTTCTGGGGGTGATCGGCGGCATGGGGCCGGCGGCGACGGTGGCGTTTCTCCAGCGCGTGCAGGCGCTGACGCCGGCGGGGGGCGATGCGGACCACATTCGCGTGGTGATGGACCTGAACCCCCAGGTTCCGGACCGCAACACCCGGCCGGGCGAGGCCGAGGCCGTGCTGGGCGAGATGGCGAGCGGTCTGAAGACGGCGGGGGCCCAGGTGCTGGCCATGCCGTGCAATACCGCCCACGCGCAAGGCGCGGGCATCCGCGCCGCAGGACTGCCGTTCATCGACATGATCGCGGCGACGGCCGATGCGGCGGTCGATGCGACGATCGGGGGCGGCGCCCGGCGGATCGGCGTGCTGGCCACGCCCGGCGGAGAGGCGTTGTATCAGGCGGCGCTGGCCGAACGGGGCGCGGAGGCCGTGCTGCTGGCGGGCGAGGATCGGGCGGCCTTCATGGCGGCGGTCTATGGGGTCAAGCGCGGCGATCGGGGTCCGGAGGCGCGGGCCGAGATGCGGCGGCTGGCGCGGGCGCTTGCGGCGGCCGGGGCGGAGGCTCTGATCGCCGGGTGCACGGAGGTTCCGCTGCTGCTGGCGGCCGGCGACGTCGACCTGCCGCTGACGGACTCGGCCGAGGTGCTGGCGAGGGCGTGCGTGGAGGCGTGCCTGGAGGGCGCAGCGTCGTCCGTGGGCTGA
- a CDS encoding nucleoside hydrolase: MSRLPLIIDCDPGVDDAVALLLAFASTELELLAITTVAGNVPGHRTQRNARMIRQIAGREDVPVYGGAERPLKRPPAHAGEFHGPEGLGDLQPFEPHGIIGDGPAANAIVDLVMKRPAGSVSVAVMGPMTNLALAMKRERRLAERLGTVVVMGGARSEGGNITPSAEFNIWADPDAAAVVFGSGCAVVCLGLDATHQVRATEARIRALETIRTEPARTAAAMLRFSQAVERTVVGWEAAPLHDPCTVAWLLRPDLFELRPCRIEVETGSELTRGHTAVEFRVDPLTARHRWAVGVDADGVFDLIADALKPSEAAQ; the protein is encoded by the coding sequence GTGTCTCGCTTGCCCCTGATCATCGATTGCGACCCCGGCGTGGACGACGCCGTGGCCCTGCTGCTGGCCTTCGCCTCGACCGAACTGGAGTTGCTGGCCATCACCACCGTCGCCGGCAACGTCCCCGGCCACAGGACCCAGCGCAACGCGCGCATGATCCGTCAGATCGCCGGGCGCGAGGACGTGCCGGTCTATGGCGGGGCGGAACGGCCGCTGAAGCGTCCGCCGGCGCATGCGGGCGAGTTCCATGGGCCGGAGGGGCTGGGCGACCTCCAGCCGTTCGAGCCGCATGGCATCATCGGCGACGGCCCGGCGGCCAACGCCATTGTCGACCTGGTGATGAAGCGGCCGGCAGGCTCGGTATCGGTCGCCGTGATGGGGCCGATGACCAATCTGGCGCTGGCCATGAAGCGCGAGCGGCGCCTGGCCGAACGGCTGGGGACAGTGGTGGTGATGGGGGGCGCGCGCAGCGAAGGCGGCAACATCACCCCCTCGGCCGAGTTCAACATCTGGGCCGATCCCGACGCGGCGGCGGTGGTGTTCGGATCGGGCTGCGCGGTGGTCTGCCTGGGGCTGGACGCGACGCATCAGGTGCGGGCGACCGAGGCGCGCATCCGGGCCCTCGAGACGATCCGCACCGAGCCGGCGCGCACGGCCGCCGCCATGCTGCGCTTCTCGCAAGCGGTGGAGCGGACGGTGGTGGGTTGGGAGGCGGCGCCGCTGCACGACCCCTGCACGGTCGCCTGGCTGCTGCGGCCGGACCTGTTTGAGCTGCGCCCCTGCCGCATCGAGGTGGAGACCGGATCGGAGCTGACGCGGGGCCATACGGCGGTGGAGTTCCGGGTCGATCCCCTCACGGCGCGGCATCGCTGGGCCGTCGGTGTCGATGCGGACGGGGTGTTCGATCTGATCGCCGATGCGCTGAAGCCTTCGGAGGCGGCGCAGTGA
- a CDS encoding ribokinase: protein MRITVVGSINLDLVARASHLPGAGETVTGATLQRHPGGKGANQALAAEKLGAEVCLIGRVGDDAMAGEALGLMDAIGVDLSGVETDIAAPTGVALIAVDPQGENQIVVAAGANHWVTPEQLPQRIEGPLIVQLELPIETVEAAVGRATGFVCANLAPAAPVSERLLRRADLIVVNETEAAFYGEGLHRGGGRVVVTKGARGAAMYQRGVEMAWAAAPVVEAMDATGAGDAFVGAITVALLEGMEPVQALRFACAAGAVAATRAGAQPSLPERAEVEVLLAG, encoded by the coding sequence GTGAGGATCACCGTCGTCGGCTCGATCAATCTCGATCTGGTGGCGCGGGCCTCGCACCTGCCGGGGGCCGGCGAGACGGTGACTGGGGCGACGCTGCAGCGGCATCCCGGCGGCAAGGGCGCCAATCAGGCGTTGGCGGCGGAGAAGCTGGGGGCCGAGGTCTGCCTGATCGGGCGGGTCGGCGATGACGCCATGGCGGGCGAGGCGCTGGGGCTGATGGATGCGATCGGCGTCGATCTGTCGGGGGTGGAGACGGACATCGCGGCCCCGACCGGCGTCGCCCTGATCGCGGTCGATCCCCAGGGCGAGAACCAGATCGTGGTCGCGGCCGGCGCCAACCATTGGGTCACGCCCGAACAGCTGCCGCAGCGGATCGAAGGGCCGCTGATCGTGCAACTGGAGCTGCCGATCGAGACGGTGGAGGCGGCGGTGGGCCGAGCGACCGGCTTTGTGTGCGCCAACCTCGCGCCCGCCGCGCCCGTGTCGGAACGGCTGCTGCGGCGCGCGGACCTGATCGTGGTCAACGAAACGGAGGCCGCCTTCTATGGCGAGGGCCTGCATCGCGGCGGCGGCCGGGTCGTGGTGACCAAGGGCGCGCGCGGCGCGGCCATGTACCAGCGCGGCGTCGAGATGGCCTGGGCTGCGGCCCCCGTTGTCGAGGCGATGGACGCCACCGGCGCGGGCGACGCCTTTGTCGGCGCAATCACCGTCGCCCTGCTTGAAGGCATGGAGCCGGTCCAAGCGCTGCGCTTCGCCTGCGCCGCCGGCGCGGTCGCCGCCACCCGGGCGGGCGCCCAGCCCTCTCTGCCGGAACGCGCAGAGGTGGAGGTGCTGCTGGCGGGGTGA
- a CDS encoding S9 family peptidase, which yields MMKRVMGAGLPLAAVLLATTALAQTAQTAATPQAGALTYQQPPQPIADILDARPTPSSMLSPDRATLVLMDRSNLPAISALAEPMLRLAGERINPRNNGPAESRVSWLTGLSLQAVDGGQPRVVTLPQGARFTAARFSPDGKSLALVMDAPDGLDLWVVDVASARARKLDGARVNMAAGAGYEWTPDSQALLVEAVPAGRGPAPVANATPTGPNVEETAGRVAPARTYQDLLQTPADEALFDHYFTSQLTLVSLNGPARTVGEPAVYLDSAVSPDGRYVLHEIAKRPYSYQVPAGLFPTEIVVTDLNGQVVRQVADLPLRDDVPTAFDAVAPGPRSVQWRADAPATLVWVEALDGGDIRREAEFRDRVLMQAAPFTGEPVKLIDLKERFGGIQWGRDDLAIVNSRWFNTRHETRFVVDPSNPGEGRVLLERNYQARYDNPGQPVLQPNAAGRSVIRFDGQGRILMSGPGATPQGEFPFLAAMDVATGQSERLWTSADTDYEAVIGFLDNDGRRVVTQRETRLDPPNLRIRDLSSGQTTPITNFPDPAPQLAEATRRLITYKRADGVQLSGTLYLPAGYDKDRDGPLPLLMWAYPAEFTDPTVAGQTVDVQNRFVRPGGSSHVFLLTQGYAILDNPSMPIIGREGAEPNDTYVEQLTADAQAAVDAVVEMGVAERGRIAIGGHSYGAFMTANLLAHTDLFRTGIARSGAYNRTLTPFGFQAEQRNYWEATEVYTKMAPFTYADRVNEPILLIHGEADDNSGTFPVQTERFYAALKGLGATARYVTLPLEAHGYRARESVGHTLWEMTRWLDQYVKTAPAAPPAQ from the coding sequence ATGATGAAGCGGGTGATGGGGGCGGGCTTGCCGCTGGCGGCGGTGTTGCTGGCTACGACGGCGCTGGCGCAAACAGCGCAAACAGCAGCGACGCCGCAGGCCGGGGCGTTGACCTATCAGCAGCCGCCGCAGCCGATCGCGGACATCCTGGACGCCAGGCCGACGCCGTCGTCGATGCTGTCGCCGGATCGCGCCACGCTGGTGCTGATGGACCGGTCGAACCTGCCGGCGATCTCGGCGCTGGCCGAGCCGATGCTGAGGCTGGCGGGCGAGCGGATCAATCCGCGCAACAACGGCCCGGCCGAGAGCCGCGTGTCGTGGCTGACGGGCCTGAGCTTGCAGGCGGTGGATGGAGGGCAGCCCCGCGTGGTGACCCTGCCGCAAGGCGCGCGCTTTACCGCCGCGCGCTTCTCGCCGGACGGCAAGTCGCTGGCCCTGGTGATGGACGCGCCCGACGGGCTGGATCTTTGGGTGGTGGACGTGGCCTCTGCGCGGGCCCGAAAGCTGGACGGAGCCCGCGTCAATATGGCCGCGGGCGCCGGTTATGAGTGGACGCCGGACAGCCAGGCGCTGCTGGTCGAGGCGGTTCCGGCGGGCCGCGGACCGGCGCCGGTGGCGAACGCAACGCCGACAGGACCGAACGTCGAGGAGACCGCAGGCCGCGTGGCGCCCGCGCGGACCTATCAGGACCTGTTGCAGACGCCGGCGGACGAGGCGCTGTTCGACCACTATTTCACCTCGCAGCTGACGCTGGTTTCGCTGAACGGACCGGCGCGGACGGTCGGCGAGCCGGCGGTGTATCTGGACTCGGCGGTGTCGCCGGACGGGCGCTATGTGCTGCACGAGATCGCCAAGCGGCCCTACAGCTATCAGGTGCCGGCGGGTCTTTTCCCGACCGAGATCGTGGTCACGGACCTGAACGGGCAGGTGGTGCGCCAGGTGGCCGACCTGCCGCTGCGTGACGACGTGCCGACGGCATTCGACGCGGTGGCGCCCGGCCCGCGCTCGGTGCAGTGGCGCGCCGATGCGCCGGCGACCCTGGTGTGGGTCGAGGCGCTGGACGGCGGCGACATCCGGCGCGAGGCGGAGTTCCGCGACCGCGTGCTGATGCAGGCGGCGCCGTTCACGGGCGAGCCGGTCAAGCTGATCGACCTGAAGGAACGCTTTGGCGGCATACAGTGGGGCCGCGACGACCTGGCCATCGTCAATAGCCGCTGGTTCAACACCCGCCACGAGACCCGCTTCGTGGTCGATCCGTCGAACCCGGGCGAGGGTCGGGTGCTGCTGGAGCGCAACTATCAGGCGCGCTACGACAATCCGGGCCAGCCGGTGCTGCAGCCGAACGCGGCGGGGCGGTCGGTGATCCGTTTCGACGGGCAGGGCCGCATCCTGATGAGCGGACCGGGCGCGACGCCGCAGGGCGAGTTCCCGTTCCTGGCCGCCATGGACGTGGCGACGGGCCAAAGCGAGCGGCTGTGGACCTCGGCGGACACCGACTATGAGGCGGTGATCGGCTTTCTGGACAACGACGGCCGGCGCGTGGTGACCCAGCGCGAGACGCGTCTGGATCCGCCGAACCTGCGCATCCGCGACCTGTCGAGCGGTCAGACTACGCCGATCACCAACTTCCCCGACCCCGCCCCACAGCTGGCCGAGGCGACGCGCCGGCTGATCACCTACAAGCGGGCGGATGGGGTGCAGCTGTCGGGCACGCTGTATCTGCCGGCCGGCTATGACAAGGATCGCGACGGGCCGCTGCCGCTGCTGATGTGGGCCTATCCGGCCGAGTTCACCGATCCGACGGTGGCCGGCCAGACCGTGGACGTGCAGAACCGGTTCGTGCGGCCGGGCGGGTCCAGCCACGTGTTCCTGCTGACCCAGGGCTACGCCATCCTGGACAATCCTTCGATGCCGATCATCGGCCGCGAGGGCGCCGAGCCCAACGACACCTATGTCGAGCAACTGACGGCGGATGCGCAGGCGGCGGTGGATGCGGTGGTGGAGATGGGCGTGGCCGAGCGCGGCCGCATCGCCATCGGCGGGCACAGCTACGGCGCCTTCATGACCGCCAACCTCCTGGCGCACACCGACCTGTTCCGCACCGGGATCGCACGCTCGGGCGCCTACAACCGCACCCTGACGCCGTTCGGCTTCCAGGCCGAGCAGCGCAACTACTGGGAGGCGACGGAGGTCTATACGAAGATGGCGCCCTTCACCTATGCGGACCGGGTGAACGAGCCGATCCTGCTGATCCACGGCGAGGCGGACGACAACTCGGGCACCTTCCCGGTGCAGACCGAGCGGTTCTATGCGGCGCTGAAGGGGCTGGGCGCGACGGCGCGCTATGTCACCCTGCCGCTGGAGGCGCACGGATACCGCGCCCGCGAGTCGGTCGGCCACACCCTGTGGGAGATGACCCGCTGGCTGGACCAGTACGTCAAGACCGCGCCGGCTGCGCCGCCCGCGCAGTGA
- a CDS encoding YebC/PmpR family DNA-binding transcriptional regulator, translating into MAGHSKFKNIMHRKGRADAQRSKLFSKLSRDITVAAKSGMPDPALNPRLRLAVNNAKAESLPKDVIQRAINKAAGGDVDTMEEVRYEGRGPGGVGIIVEALTDNRNRAGSNIRSAFSKNGGALGEMNSVAFMWDKVGKIVYPAEAGSEDAVMEAAIEAGASDVESDLVKPDIYEDAPGHTIWTAFEDLNEVADAMSKVLGDPKSTAIVWKPQSDVPVTGEAVGTLFKLLDALDAEDDVQNVYSNEDISDEDAAKYAG; encoded by the coding sequence ATGGCCGGCCATTCGAAGTTCAAGAACATCATGCACCGCAAGGGACGCGCCGATGCGCAGCGTTCCAAGCTGTTCTCCAAGCTGTCGCGCGACATCACGGTGGCGGCCAAGTCAGGCATGCCCGACCCGGCGCTGAACCCGCGCCTGCGCCTGGCCGTCAACAACGCCAAGGCCGAAAGCCTGCCCAAGGACGTGATCCAGCGCGCCATCAACAAGGCCGCCGGCGGCGACGTCGATACGATGGAGGAGGTCCGCTACGAGGGGCGCGGCCCTGGCGGGGTGGGCATCATCGTCGAGGCCCTGACCGACAACCGCAACCGCGCCGGCTCCAACATCCGTTCGGCCTTTTCCAAGAACGGCGGGGCGCTGGGCGAGATGAACTCGGTCGCCTTCATGTGGGACAAGGTCGGCAAGATCGTCTACCCGGCCGAGGCTGGATCCGAGGACGCGGTGATGGAGGCCGCGATCGAGGCCGGCGCCTCCGACGTCGAAAGCGACCTGGTCAAGCCCGACATCTACGAGGACGCGCCCGGCCACACCATCTGGACCGCGTTCGAGGACCTGAACGAGGTCGCCGACGCCATGTCCAAGGTGCTGGGCGATCCCAAGTCCACCGCCATCGTGTGGAAGCCCCAGTCCGACGTTCCGGTCACCGGCGAGGCGGTCGGCACGCTGTTCAAGCTGCTGGACGCGCTGGACGCCGAGGACGACGTGCAGAACGTCTATTCCAACGAGGACATCTCCGACGAGGACGCCGCCAAGTACGCGGGGTGA
- a CDS encoding CopG family ribbon-helix-helix protein, which yields MTVHVTIALDDAVKAKLDALADARRVPVDEIVTQAVSQLAADDAAFHAAVEAGLASLDAGRGVPHEDVVARLRARQAKRARL from the coding sequence ATGACGGTGCATGTGACGATCGCCCTGGACGACGCCGTAAAGGCCAAGTTGGACGCCCTGGCGGACGCCAGGCGTGTTCCGGTGGACGAGATCGTGACACAGGCCGTGTCCCAACTGGCGGCGGATGATGCGGCCTTTCATGCCGCGGTAGAAGCGGGGCTGGCCTCGCTTGATGCGGGAAGGGGCGTGCCGCACGAAGACGTCGTCGCCCGGCTCCGCGCTCGTCAGGCCAAGCGCGCCCGTCTGTGA
- a CDS encoding type II toxin-antitoxin system RelE/ParE family toxin: MKVIWSPEAEADLVDAWTFIAADRRNTADAVEMRIVDAVESLGDFPRKGRPGKDPGTRELVVHRTPYIVIYRLRSEDLEIVRIWHGSREPFE; this comes from the coding sequence GTGAAGGTCATCTGGTCACCCGAGGCCGAAGCCGACCTCGTAGATGCGTGGACCTTTATCGCGGCTGACCGGCGCAACACGGCTGATGCGGTCGAAATGCGTATCGTGGATGCTGTCGAAAGTCTCGGCGACTTCCCACGCAAGGGTCGGCCGGGCAAGGATCCAGGCACGCGCGAACTGGTGGTGCATCGCACGCCGTACATCGTGATCTACAGGCTGCGCTCCGAGGACCTGGAGATCGTCCGTATCTGGCACGGCAGCCGAGAACCGTTCGAATAG